One genomic window of Caenorhabditis elegans chromosome I includes the following:
- the srfb-1 gene encoding Serum response factor-binding protein 1 (Confirmed by transcript evidence), which yields MKKKIIKKKSAAAPASKIPDDFEMPMARVADEDDVAEDYKVVDMSEIAAPIIEFEMPNLVEKSPEEFKNSEVTGEASREVSVKTPKKVTKRVRKSSKTDKTDQIPLTAEKLNNELVALRATCLTAKNQLMSRIVRQKKQLESKKSQKVDGKSKEERDRKIARLVEEILGLKTFDKDSVAKFAALNTKSLAELKINGKTEVAERLMYKLVCQSIIVEKIQSIREKYTEWNKTAAFFMQRLGQQYANKPEKKSKKSTEKKELNIENLEDLNNEDEDSENEKEEEIEENEEDYDQSDIEMLDSDEEEAGEEAAKNRRNLLLGLIGVQEDKNRPSLAPKKRKLVEEEDEEVETVKNQKKMKQIFEKELKSKEVKNPKKSNKSTKKPTKSAPIVKKVEEKKVEENEVSDDESDQKTLVMKVDLSKGGKIAKAQKFSTTAPKSAKIVAPVSEDENDDDESSSFFLPKSGVVAPRKIIPKKPSENVEKVDKRFQKGTQKKSEAVVEKKKGSSKSAVSGEMHPSWIASQLKKKELASAKPCGKKITFGDDEEE from the exons atgaaaaagaaaatcatcAAGAAGAAATCTGCTGCTGCTCCGGCTTCCAAAATTCCAGATGATTTCGAGATGCCAATGGCTCGTGTAGCAGACGAAGATGATGTGGCGGAGGATTACAAAGTTGTCGATATGTCTGAAATTGCTGCTCCaattattgaatttgaaatgcCAAATTTGGTGGAAAAGTCGCCGGAAGAGTTCAAGAATTCTGAAGTCACTGGAGAAGCTTCAAGAGAAGTTTCAGTCAAGACACCGAAGAAAGTCACCAAACGAGTTCGAAAGTCTTCCAAAACAGACAAAACCGATCAAATTCCTCTgactgctgaaaaattgaacaatgaGTTAGTTGCATTGCGTGCCACGTGCCtaactgcaaaaaatcaattaatgtCGAGAATCGTCAGACAGAAGAAACAATTggaatcgaaaaaatcgcaGAAAGTCGATGGGAAATCAAAAGAGGAACGAGATCGGAAAATTGCTCGACTTGTGGAAGAAATTCTGGGATTAAAG aCTTTCGACAAGGATTCAGTCGCAAAATTCGCTGCCCTGAACACGAAATCTCTCgctgagctgaaaattaatggaaaaacaGAAGTTGCTGAAAGGCTTATGTACAAGCTCGTATGCCAGTCAATTATcgtcgaaaaaattcagagtattcg agaaaagtATACGGAATGGAACAAGACTGCCGCGTTTTTTATGCAACGTCTTGGTCAACAATATGCAAATAAAccagagaaaaagtcaaaaaaatcaactgaaaaGAAAGAGCTCaatatcgaaaatttggaagatttgaataatgaagatgaagattctgaaaatgaaaaagaagaagaaatcgaagaaaacGAGGAAGACTACGATCAATCTGATATTGAAATGTTGGATAgtgatgaagaagaagctggAGAGGAGGCTGCAAAGAATAGAagaaatttg ctactcGGACTCATTGGCGTCCAAGAGGACAAGAATCGGCCAAGTTTGGCACCGAAGAAACGAAAACTTgtggaagaagaagatgaagaagttgaaacagtcaaaaatcagaagaaaatgaaacaaattttcgagaaagaGCTTAAATCTAAAGAG GTGAAAAACCCCAAAAAGTCGAATAAAAGTACAAAGAAGCCAACAAAGTCAGCTCCAATtgttaaaaaagttgaagaaaagaaAGTGGAGGAGAATGAAGTTTCCGATGATGAATCAGATCAG AAAACTCTTGTCATGAAAGTTGATTTATCGAAAggtggaaaaattgcaaaagcaCAGAAATTTTCCACAACAGCACCAAAATCAGCGAAAATTGTTGCTCCGGTATCAGAAGATGAGAATGACGATGATGAAAGCAGCTCTTTCTTTTTACCAAAATCTGGAGTAGTGGCTCCCAGAAAAATTATACCAAAGAAGCCGtcggaaaatgttgaaaaagttgacaaaAGATTCCAAAAAGGAACCCAAAAAA agtcaGAAGCTGTGGTTGAGAAGAAGAAAGGTTCAAGCAAAAGTGCAGTATCTGGTGAAATGCATCCATCCTGGATTGCTAGTCAACTTAAAAAGAAAGAGCTCGCCTCGGCTAAACCCTGTGGAAAGAAAATCACTTTTggagatgatgaagaagaataA